The following proteins are co-located in the Frigidibacter mobilis genome:
- a CDS encoding helix-turn-helix domain-containing protein — MTTLKVGIADYEEMKARTMRIAKGEEKPAPGDPKVWFTSTESFAKVLSAGNRELLRVIAEKAPASLEELAEITGRAGSNLSRTLKTMESYGLVRFEPGHGRKLAPKVVHDRVELALPLIDRAKPRKASGGRP; from the coding sequence ATGACCACATTGAAAGTCGGGATTGCCGACTATGAAGAAATGAAGGCCCGCACCATGCGAATTGCCAAGGGCGAGGAAAAGCCCGCGCCCGGCGACCCGAAGGTGTGGTTCACCTCGACCGAATCCTTCGCCAAGGTGCTGTCGGCCGGGAACCGCGAGTTGCTTCGCGTCATCGCCGAGAAGGCCCCGGCATCGCTGGAAGAACTGGCGGAAATCACCGGCCGGGCCGGCTCCAATCTGTCACGCACCCTGAAAACCATGGAGAGCTACGGCCTTGTGCGGTTTGAGCCGGGCCACGGCCGCAAGCTCGCGCCCAAGGTGGTGCATGACCGCGTGGAATTGGCGTTGCCGCTGATCGACCGCGCCAAACCGAGGAAGGCTTCGGGAGGCCGACCATGA
- a CDS encoding toxin-antitoxin system TumE family protein has product MSGHRDPGLDTLLDLDGQMLFVDPEGGYWVKFVVTRVPASPEKPHGLDYSLTLHGPSGERLVGFDNAHPVGGGRRGEPMDHRHRLQTVKPYA; this is encoded by the coding sequence GTGAGCGGGCATCGTGATCCCGGCCTCGACACGCTTCTGGACCTCGACGGACAGATGCTCTTTGTCGATCCCGAAGGCGGCTATTGGGTGAAGTTTGTCGTCACCCGCGTTCCGGCATCGCCGGAAAAGCCGCACGGCCTCGATTATTCGCTCACGCTTCACGGGCCTTCGGGCGAACGGCTGGTCGGCTTCGATAACGCCCATCCCGTTGGCGGAGGCAGGAGGGGCGAGCCGATGGACCATCGGCACCGCCTCCAGACCGTGAAGCCTTACGCCTAA
- a CDS encoding DMT family transporter, whose product MNTHKRGVAEMTLAMTISGTVGWFAIQSGLAPSAAVFWRCLFGSAAMLIVCAMLGFLRRDVFNRRQFAWIVLGGVALALNWSFLFGAYAYASISVATVIYHTQPFMLVGLGVLLLGERLTLNKLGWLVLSFAGMLGIVLGRSVSGADSPDFSIGVLMALGAAFFYAAAALIAKKLKGVPPHLIVLIQLSVGAIMLLPFAGRPAGATSWAMLLTIGVVHTAVMSTLLYGALQKLPTSLVGILSFIYPVVAIIVDWLAFDQKMNLMQFAGAGAILLSAAAMNLGWSHPKQ is encoded by the coding sequence ATGAACACGCACAAACGCGGCGTGGCGGAAATGACGCTCGCCATGACGATTTCAGGCACGGTCGGATGGTTCGCCATCCAGTCCGGTCTCGCGCCATCCGCAGCCGTATTCTGGCGATGCCTGTTCGGCTCGGCTGCCATGCTGATCGTTTGCGCGATGCTTGGATTTCTCCGACGCGATGTTTTCAATCGACGTCAATTCGCATGGATCGTCCTAGGTGGCGTCGCACTCGCGCTGAACTGGAGCTTTCTGTTCGGGGCCTATGCCTATGCTTCGATCTCCGTGGCGACGGTTATCTACCATACCCAGCCCTTCATGCTCGTGGGGCTCGGTGTCTTGTTGCTTGGCGAACGGCTCACGCTGAACAAGCTGGGTTGGCTAGTGCTCAGCTTCGCGGGCATGCTTGGCATCGTGCTTGGCCGATCCGTGTCGGGGGCGGACTCGCCTGACTTTTCCATCGGTGTTCTGATGGCCCTCGGGGCCGCTTTCTTTTATGCGGCGGCAGCGCTGATTGCGAAAAAGTTGAAGGGCGTTCCGCCCCATTTGATCGTCCTTATTCAACTCAGTGTAGGAGCAATCATGCTCCTGCCTTTCGCCGGCAGACCGGCGGGTGCGACCTCATGGGCGATGCTACTGACCATCGGCGTCGTGCATACGGCGGTGATGTCCACATTGCTGTATGGAGCGCTCCAAAAACTGCCGACTAGCCTCGTCGGGATTCTCTCGTTTATTTATCCGGTTGTCGCGATCATCGTGGACTGGTTGGCATTCGACCAGAAGATGAACCTCATGCAGTTTGCTGGAGCGGGTGCAATCCTGCTGTCGGCTGCTGCAATGAATCTTGGTTGGTCACATCCCAAACAGTAG
- a CDS encoding helix-turn-helix domain-containing protein yields MNDDPSSGSPLSPSPSPIHYLANSLRRERERATLSVSELAKRSGLAKSTLSQLEAGNGNPSLETLWALAMTLA; encoded by the coding sequence ATGAACGATGACCCGAGTAGCGGAAGTCCCCTAAGTCCGTCCCCGTCGCCCATCCACTATCTTGCCAACTCCCTTCGTCGTGAGCGCGAGAGAGCTACGCTGTCTGTCAGCGAACTTGCGAAACGATCAGGGCTGGCGAAGTCCACTCTGTCCCAGCTTGAAGCCGGAAACGGGAACCCAAGCCTTGAAACCTTGTGGGCATTGGCGATGACGCTGGCATAG
- a CDS encoding cupin domain-containing protein — MGIGDDAGIAVSRLIGEARPSVQIIRAGEGNATVSNSGRYAATLLSACPANAMRDIYRIVVQPGEPYVSRAHGIGTIEHVILATGSARIGPEGNAVILRPGDYVSYPADTSHVFEATEADTLAIMMIENT, encoded by the coding sequence GTGGGCATTGGCGATGACGCTGGCATAGCGGTCAGTCGCCTGATCGGCGAAGCACGCCCGTCGGTTCAGATCATCCGGGCTGGCGAGGGCAATGCGACAGTTTCCAATAGCGGCCGCTACGCTGCCACCCTCCTGTCGGCATGTCCTGCCAACGCGATGCGGGACATATACCGGATCGTGGTTCAACCCGGCGAACCCTATGTGTCGAGGGCCCATGGCATTGGCACGATAGAGCATGTCATCCTCGCCACCGGCAGCGCTAGGATTGGCCCCGAGGGGAACGCCGTCATCCTGCGGCCAGGGGATTACGTGAGCTACCCGGCTGACACCTCGCATGTTTTCGAGGCGACGGAAGCCGACACGCTCGCGATCATGATGATCGAGAATACCTGA
- a CDS encoding DUF2274 domain-containing protein — protein MTKLKLGPLPDDKPVKVTLELPATLNRDLIDYAEVLTRETGRPVTDPTKLIVPMLERFIATDRGFAKARRAASRTPTHRNAVMTATWPLRYSRSS, from the coding sequence ATGACCAAGCTGAAACTCGGCCCGCTGCCGGACGACAAGCCCGTGAAGGTCACGCTGGAGCTGCCCGCAACGCTCAACCGCGATCTGATAGATTATGCCGAGGTGCTGACCCGTGAAACCGGCAGGCCCGTCACCGATCCCACCAAGCTAATCGTGCCCATGCTGGAGCGGTTCATCGCCACGGATCGCGGGTTCGCCAAGGCTCGGCGGGCAGCGAGCCGAACGCCAACTCATAGAAATGCAGTCATGACGGCGACATGGCCGCTCAGGTATTCTCGATCATCATGA
- a CDS encoding TrbI/VirB10 family protein — translation MSDTDTAAPMRLRAETPRVTRLSRKMLAGVGAVALLGIGGALIYALQTRDAGPGGEELYSTNNRQTIDGLAGLPSDYSGPVLGPALPGDLGRPILDAQNRGQPVVPPVMATPAVDPEEERRRAEEEAARLSNVFFQSAPRTGAPAGTAIPGLAGLGLGGQPATQDRHAAFLNGPVDRQTVAPDRVAPPASPYILQAGAVIPAALITGIRSDLPGQITAQVTENVYDSPTGSLLLIPQGTRIIGQYDDGVTFGQRRVLLVWNRLILPGGRSIVLERLPGADASGYAGLEDGVDYHWWDLMKAAGLSTLLAVGTELATSDEDRLVRAIRDGAQDTVNQAGQQIVQRQLQVAPTLTIRPGFPVRIIVTRDLVFEPAGG, via the coding sequence ATGAGCGATACCGATACCGCCGCCCCCATGCGCCTGCGCGCTGAAACGCCCCGTGTCACGCGCCTATCTCGCAAGATGCTGGCAGGCGTCGGCGCTGTCGCCTTGCTCGGCATCGGCGGCGCGCTGATCTACGCACTCCAGACCCGCGATGCAGGGCCGGGAGGCGAAGAACTCTATTCGACCAACAACCGGCAAACTATCGATGGGCTGGCGGGCCTGCCGAGCGACTATAGCGGGCCGGTGCTCGGCCCCGCGCTGCCGGGAGATTTGGGCCGACCCATTCTCGACGCGCAGAACCGGGGACAACCAGTCGTGCCGCCCGTCATGGCGACGCCCGCCGTCGATCCCGAGGAAGAACGCCGCCGCGCCGAGGAAGAAGCCGCGCGCTTGAGCAATGTGTTCTTCCAGTCCGCCCCGCGCACGGGAGCGCCGGCAGGGACGGCCATACCCGGCCTTGCCGGTCTTGGCCTTGGTGGACAGCCCGCGACGCAGGACCGGCACGCGGCTTTCCTCAATGGACCCGTGGACCGGCAGACCGTCGCGCCGGATCGCGTCGCGCCGCCGGCATCGCCCTACATCCTTCAGGCCGGGGCCGTGATCCCGGCCGCGCTCATCACCGGCATCCGTTCCGACTTGCCCGGCCAGATCACCGCGCAGGTGACGGAGAACGTCTATGACAGCCCGACCGGCTCGCTGCTCCTGATCCCGCAGGGAACGCGCATCATCGGTCAATACGATGATGGCGTGACCTTCGGCCAGCGCAGGGTGCTCTTGGTGTGGAATCGCCTGATCCTTCCCGGTGGCCGTTCCATCGTCCTTGAGCGCCTGCCGGGCGCGGACGCCAGCGGCTATGCCGGCCTTGAGGATGGCGTCGATTATCATTGGTGGGATCTGATGAAGGCCGCAGGGTTATCCACGCTGCTCGCAGTCGGCACGGAGCTGGCGACGAGCGACGAGGACCGGCTTGTTCGAGCTATCCGAGACGGGGCGCAGGATACGGTCAATCAGGCAGGCCAGCAGATCGTCCAGCGGCAGTTGCAGGTTGCGCCGACGCTGACCATCCGGCCCGGTTTCCCAGTCAGGATCATCGTTACCCGCGACCTTGTGTTCGAGCCGGCAGGAGGTTGA
- the trbG gene encoding P-type conjugative transfer protein TrbG, translated as MRTITRTPAIAAMLLSATMLAGCATNRTPQFSYDASVPPLPTVQAAAADDPPRPLHVPPAWTVARGGTAAGTPTGRVENANAAARVEPRREGYYNAIQIYPWSEGALYQVYAAVGQITTIALEPGESLTGAGPIAAGDTARWIIGDTESGSGANRRVHILVKPTRPDISTNLVVTTDRRTYMLELRARESLYMPAVAWAYPAPPAGQRQTVPAAPIIPPEAARNCRYALQVQGDSPPWRPVSVFDDGRRVYVVFPAGIVQGEMPPIFVLGSNGEPQIVNSRVHQNVLIVDRLFGAAELRLGSGNRQQVIRIVRTNPTQAAAEPASTTTGGSSS; from the coding sequence ATGAGGACCATCACCCGCACTCCGGCAATCGCGGCCATGCTGCTTTCGGCCACCATGCTCGCAGGCTGCGCCACCAACCGGACGCCGCAATTCAGCTACGACGCCAGCGTGCCGCCGCTGCCGACCGTGCAGGCGGCAGCAGCCGACGACCCGCCCCGGCCGTTGCATGTGCCCCCGGCATGGACCGTGGCGCGCGGCGGCACCGCCGCAGGCACGCCGACCGGCCGCGTCGAGAACGCCAATGCCGCCGCCCGCGTCGAGCCGCGCCGCGAAGGCTACTACAACGCCATCCAGATATATCCTTGGTCGGAAGGCGCGCTCTATCAGGTCTATGCCGCAGTCGGGCAGATCACGACCATTGCGCTGGAACCGGGCGAGAGCCTGACAGGTGCAGGGCCGATCGCGGCCGGCGACACCGCCCGCTGGATCATCGGCGACACCGAGAGCGGCAGCGGTGCAAACCGCCGCGTCCATATTCTCGTGAAGCCGACGCGGCCGGACATTTCGACCAACCTTGTCGTCACCACCGACCGGCGCACTTACATGCTCGAGCTGCGCGCGCGGGAATCGCTCTACATGCCCGCCGTGGCATGGGCCTATCCCGCGCCGCCAGCAGGCCAGCGCCAGACCGTCCCGGCCGCGCCAATCATCCCGCCCGAGGCTGCGCGGAACTGTCGCTACGCGTTGCAGGTGCAGGGCGACAGCCCGCCATGGCGGCCGGTTTCCGTGTTCGACGATGGACGGCGCGTCTATGTCGTCTTCCCGGCCGGGATCGTGCAGGGCGAGATGCCGCCGATCTTCGTGCTCGGCTCCAATGGCGAACCGCAGATCGTCAACAGCCGAGTCCACCAGAACGTCTTGATCGTGGACCGCCTGTTCGGCGCGGCCGAGCTGCGCCTTGGCAGCGGCAATCGCCAGCAGGTCATCAGGATCGTTCGCACCAACCCGACGCAGGCCGCAGCAGAACCAGCCAGCACGACCACGGGAGGATCGTCCTCATGA